In Chrysemys picta bellii isolate R12L10 chromosome 4, ASM1138683v2, whole genome shotgun sequence, the sequence tctaacctgcttttaaaaatccccaatgatggagattccacaatctccctgggcAGTTTATTTcggtgcttaactaccctgacagtaggaagtttttcctaatgtccaacctaaacccccccttgctgcaatttaagcccactgcttcttgtcctaggcctggtctacactacgggtttaggtcgactttagcagcgttaaaccgaattaagcctggacacgtccacacaacgaggccctttctttcgacttaaagggccctttaaaccggtttctttacaccacctccgacgaggggattagcgataaaaccggcctttgcgggtcggaattggggtagtgtggacggaattcgatgttattggcctccgggagctatcccacagtgcttcattgtgaccgctctggacagcgctctcaactcagatgcactgaccaggtagacaggaaaagacccgcgaaggtttgaatttcatttcctgtttgcccagcgtggagagcacaggtgaccacgcagagctcatcagcacaggtaaccgtcatggagtcctcccaggatcgcaaaagagctccagcatggaccgaacgggaggtacgagatctgctcgccatatggggagatgaagcagtgatagctgaactccgtagcagtaaaagaaatggaaaagtattagaaaagatctccaaggccatgaaggaccgaggccataacagggacacacagcagtgccgcgtgaaaattaaggagctacggcaagcctaccacaaagccagagaagcaaacggaaggtccggggcagagccgcaaacttgccgctactacgcggagctgcatgcgatcctagggggtgcagccaccactaccccaaccgtgtgctatgactctctcactggagaaacacacagggaagacggttcggggaacgaggaagatgacgatggaggtactgtaggtagctcacagcagcaaggaagcggagaaaccgttttccccaacagccaggatatgtttgtgaccctggacctggaaccagtaacccccgaactcacccaagaccctcagggcacacaggagacctctggtgagtgtaactttgtaaatatttgtaaacattacaaaaaaaagcaagcaagtctgttaacgtgtatggggatggagcggaaatcctccagggacatctccagaaagctctcctggttgaaatggggtgattttattaagggggacattcagaggcgcccgttcctgctattctgaccagaaatgttccccgctgttaaccacgcggtgggggggaggggtgaagtgatcatcccagagaatcgtgtgtgtgtgtgtgggggggggggggtttacttgtgtttgtgccgcatgttaaccgggaaaccgcagccccctccttttacattgaaaccccattttaaatggacaacccaattcatccttgatatgggaaatgcgctgctgtttgcaacctttcccgcatgttaagaaggttaaaaaagccaaaacactgtggcctacgatggctgcctgcaagccgaaatatgcgaccttgtaatgaaagagtgtacccattgttccctaaaatgtgtcttttttaaccacctctcccttctcctccaccagctgcaaatgtttctccttcgcagaggctcgtgaacattagaaagagaaaacgtaagacgagggacgagatgttcacggagctgcagatgtcctcccacgctgatagagcacagcagaatgcgtggaggcagtcaatgtcggagatgagaaaagcccaacatgaacgagaggagaggtggcgggctgaagacgataggtggcgtcagcttgcagacagacggcaagaggcaatgctccgtctgctggagcatcaaagtgatatgctcgagcgtatggttgagttgcaggaaaggcagcaggagcagagaccgccgctacagcccctgtgtaaccaacagccctcctccccaagttccatagcctcctcacccagacgcccaagaacacggtgggggggcctccgtccacccagtcactccaccccagatgatcgcccaagcatcagaaggctgggcttcaataagagttaaagttttaaaatgcagtatgtccttttccatccctcctcccccacccatcccagctaccttggcaattatccccctacctctgtaaggaactaataaagaatgcatgaatgtgaaaaaacaatgactttattgcctctgcaagcgggaggggagggtggggtggggtggttggtttacagggaagtagagtgaaccgggtcggggggggggggtttggaggtttcatcaaggagaaacaaacagaagtttcacacagtagtctggccagtcacaaaactcattttcaaagcttctctgatgcgcaccgcgccctgctgtgctcctctaaccgccctggtgtctggctgcgtgtaatcagcggccaggcgagttgcctcaacctcccaccccgccataaaggtctcccccttactctcacagatattgtggagcgcacagcaagcagcaataacaatggggatattcttttcgctgaggtctgagcgagtcagtaagctgcgccagcgcgcttttaaacgtccaaatgcacattccaccaccattcggcacttgctcagcctgtagttgaacaggtcctgactcctgtccaggctgcctgtgtatggcttcatgagccatggcattaaggggtaggctgggtccccaaggatcacgataggcatttcaacatccccaatggtcactttctggtccgggaagaaagtcccttcctccagctttcgaaacagagcagagttcctgaagacgcgagcatcatgtacctttcccggccatcccacgttgatgttggtgaaacgtcccttgtgatccaccagggcttgcagcagcattgaaaagtaccccttgcggtttacgtagtcggtggcttggtgctccggtgacaagatagggatatgggttccgtctatggccccgccacagtttgggaatcccatttcagcaaaaccatccactattgcctgcacgttgcccagagtcactacccttgctatcaccaggtctttcattgccctggcaaattggatcacagcagcccccacagtagatttgcccactccaaattgattcccgactgaccggtagctgtctggcgttgcaagcttccacagggctatcgccactcgcttctcaactgtgagggctgctctcatcttggtatcctggcgtttcagggcaggggaaagcaagtcacaaagttccatgaaagtgcccttacgcatgcgaaagtttcgcagccactgggaatcgtcccatacctgcagcacgatgtggtcccaccagtctgtgcttgtttcccgggcccagaatcggcgttccacggtatcaacctgccccagtaacaccatgatttccacattgctggggcctgtgccttgtgagaggtctatggccatgtcaatttcctcatcactctcgtcgccgcgctgcaatcgcctcctcgcctggtccgggtttcgccttggcatgttctggctctgcatatactccaggacaatgcgcgtggtgttcatagtgctcataattgccgcggtgatctgagcgggctccatgatcccagtgctagctatggcgcctggtcagaaaaaaggcgcgaaagtagtatctgatggaccaggagaaggagggcgggagggagggagggagggagggagggccgagtgacgacatggcgtacaggtacaggaacagggagaaacacaaacaactgtcacacagaatggtgcccctaaagattaaactggaaaccctgggcttagcaggccgttgatttcacggaggaaggggaagcaaatgaacacagaacaaatctattttttacatcttaaggtggcagccgacgctgcagcatgagtgacagccataccaatacgacgacgacgggtaccaatcataaaataccatcatctgccaaaaggcaaggggctgctgctgtgtagcaatgcagccccacgtctgccagccccacgtccgccagcacccagcatcgccctcggcctcttctgggtgcttagcagacaatactgggcaattggcagaaaatagtatattatgactggtaaccgtcatcatcaaaacagtagcatgtctgcccaggtggccatgattgacagccataccagtatgacgatgatgggtaccagtcataatataccatcgcctggaaggggctggtgcaatgcagcactacggctgccagccccacggctatcactcatgctacactgtctaccgccaaaaggcagttagcagctgctgctgtgtagcaatgcagtcccacgtctgccggcacccagaggacatatggtgacggtgagctcagctgagctgagcgggctccatgcttgccgtggtatgttgtctgcacaggtaacccaggtaaataggcgcgaatctattgtctgccgttgctgtgacgaggggggaggggcctgacgacatgtacccagaaccgcccgcgacactgttttgcatcatccgggcattgggatctcaacccagaattcaaagaaaaggcgcgaaccgcttctcggctcgagctgtggcgcaaacgtagtatctgacggcctaggggaaggagggaggggggccgagtgacgacatggcgtacaggcacagggaattaaaataaagaacggtggctgtgcatcagggagagacacaaacaactgtcacagagtggtcccccccaaagattaaactgaaaaccctgggcttagcaggccgttgatttgacggagggagggggaagcaaatgaatacagagaaaatctatttttttacatcttaagacgacggtgcagcgtgactgatagccctcggcatctttctgggtgcttggcagcaaatacggggcagtgtatgacgatggtcttcaggcctattgcacaatcggctgctcggggaagactctgctaacgtgcgatgacccgacttgtaataggccggctaacagtcataatacaccatttactgccaaaaggcaagccccacggctgccagcacccagatcgccgatgaaggctaccagtctactgcaccgtctaccgccaaaaggcagttagcagctgctgctgtgtagcaatgcagtcccacgtctgccggcaccaagaggacatatggtgacggtgagctcagctgtgctgagcgggctccatgttgtctgcacaggtaacccaggtaacccagataaaaaggcgcgaatctattgtctgccgttgctgtgacgggggagggaggggcctgacgacatgtacccagaaccgcccgcgacactgttttgcatcatccgggcattgggatctcaacccagaattccaaggggtggcggagactgcgggaactgtgggatagctgtgggatagctacccatagtgcaatgctccggaagtcgacgctagcctcgtactgtggacgcggtctgccgactagagcacctagagcattttatgtgtggacatacacaatcggctgtatacaaccgatttcaataaaaccggcttctataaattcgaactaatttcgtagtgtagacatacccctagcctcagaggttaaggagattaatttgtctccctcctccttgtaacaatcttttatgtatttgagAACTGTTATCATACCCTTctaagtcttctcttctccagactaaacacagCCAATAggtccctcataggtcatgttttctagatctttaatcatttttgttgctcttctctggactttcttcagtttgtccacatctttcctgaaatgtggcacccagtaccggccacaatactccagttgaggcctaatcggtgcggagtagagcagaagaattacttcttgtggctttcttataacactcctgctaatacagcccagaatgatgtttgctttttttgcaacagtgttacaatgttgactcatatttagcttgtgatccactaggacccccagatccctttctgcagtactccttcctaggcactcATTTCCGATTTTGTacgtgtacaactgattgttccttcctaagtgaagtactttgcatttgtccttattgaatttaatcctatttatttcagaccatttctccagtttgtccaggtcattttgaattgtaatcctatcccctaaagtacttgcaacccctcccagcttggtatcatccgcaaactatATAAGTGTACcctctatgctattatctaaatcattgatgaagatattgaatagaactggacccagaactgatccttgcaggaccccactttATATGCCCCTCTAGCTTGACTGTGAGccactgattactctctgggaagggttttccaaccagttatgcacccaccttattgcatctccatctaggttgtattaccctagtttgtttatgagaaggtcatgtgagacactatcaaaagccttacttaagtcaagatataccacatctaccacttccccctattCACAAGGGTTGTGAACTGTCAAAGAaggctattaggttggtttgacatgatttgttcttgacaattccatGCTGACTGTAATttgtcaccttattatcttctcgGGGTTTGCAACTTGATTGCTAAATCACCCCATTCCCATTACTTACATAAAGCTGAGCCCCTAGCTGTCTTCCTTTTCAGGGGTCTTAACTGAGGTTTTTATATAATCAAGTGACTAGAAAACAGGACAGCGAGCCTGGATCTTGTgagttctggctctgccactgactctgtgtAACCTTGAACAAGTTTCTTAacccagatttttcaaaagtgggtaTTTAAACATAGACATTTAATTCCATATTGTTAGGCACATAAGTGACCTGGGTTCCATATATGCGCATTGTGAGCTGCAGCTGTTTAAAtcattcagcacctctgaaaatcatgtaactgatttagatgcctaactttaaacacccGAGTTTGAAAATTTGGGCAACAACCTCTCTTTACATCAGTtacccacctataaaatgggtaAAATCCTTTCCCAATCTCATAGTGAGGCTGTGGGGATTGTTTGAAAAGGACTTTAAATCCACTAGGCATGATTCTTATTCTTTGACTGCATGTGTACATTGCCTGGCTAGCTGCATCCTCATGAGCTAGAGGGTACTGAACTTTAAATGGGCCATAGGCTGCTTTTGCAGAGCCATAACAATTTTGTTTCATATCTTCATTATCCACGGTTGCCTCCATCACAGGGCATGAGCTGGAAATTCAAACAGTTTGCAGCTCACAAGCAACAAGAGATAAAATCTTTATGCACCATGGAAGGAATTTGAACATTGTTTTCTTTAGGCTGTAAAGCACCAAGCATTTGGGCCAATCTTAACTCTTGACTGGCTGAACAGTTCTAACCCTTTAGTTCTAATGTATAGTCAGAGCAAAATGAACTTGgggtaatatttttaaaagcacctatgTGAGTTAGGAACCTGTGTCCCACAGATAGAGAGTGGAATATATGCATTTTTGAGAACCCCACCCTTGGCCATTATCTTCCTGGTTTCCTTTGTTATTACTGAAGACACATAGATTCAGCTCTTAGCTATACTGTTACAAATTGAAAATCACTCCACTGAGTACAAAGGAGTGATGCTGGTATAGCcaagagcagaatctgacccacatAGGTTTTTCAATGAGTCTCCTCTCTGAACCTAACCCAATTTCTGATTGATGCTGCAGTGAGGCTATAATCCTGTGTATATGACACTCAGACACCACAGCAAGCCTGTATGTAACCAAAACCCGGCTACTTGCTAGAAGTGATTATGAGAGCACCAGTTGAACTGTAGAACCTTACTGTTCAAGCCTTTTACAGTTTACAAGGAGTGGAATGTTGGTGGTGAAGTCCTGTTGAAGGGATTGCATTAGGGCTGGGGGTTTGCTGGAGTTTCTCCAGGTTGCTGCTGTTTTTGTTCTAGTTGTGTTATTTTAAATCATATCAAAAGGTACCCAGAGTACCAGGTAGAAGACCCTAACAGCCTCCCACTTGAAACTGCATGATGGGATGTGGTTTAGCAAATAGTAAAACTGATTAGAAACACGAAAGGTGAATTGATCAAGGTTTTAAAAGACAAGATTtatattctgaaaagtgactatattAAAAATTATAGTCAGGCTCCTCCCACTGATGGTTCCAGATCCAGCTAGCTCAGGTTACAAGTCAGATAATTTTTCTAGTGAACAGTGCCACTGCTGATCCATCTGGGCCTTTCTGCCTCTTGTATTCTCATCAGTAATAAAAATTCTACAGACACAATTTAGCAGAGTGTTGATGATGCTGTAGTAGGCAGAGAAGAAAGAATCCCGCTCACTCACCCATAGCTGTGTTTGCTCTGCAAGCACTAatagtagtaaaaaaaaaaaaaaaaaaaacctgtttgggGCAAAAAAGGCAGCAGCTCTGACTCTAACACACAGTAAATCCCTGGAGTAATCAGAATGTTCTGTTTTTACATAATCTCTTTTCTAATCATAACTGCACATTGGACTCATCTTGCCAGATcactctccagctcctacattaTGGAAAGGAAAACATTCTGAAACGAGAAACGGCAGAAGTTCTTTTCTGTGCagctctacactacagagctcTATCAATGTAGCCACCCCACTAAGAATAGGCTCCCTTATGtttcctcttgcatttcaggagATTTCATGGCATGTGCGAGAGCTGCTGGGGATTGAGGAGCCTCTCTGGAGCAGAAGCATTGCCCTCCCTTACAGGGACAACCTGGGCTTGTTTCTAGAACACAAAGCCCCAACTGGTGCAAAAGCTGATGCCCTCACCTTCTCTCAGTTTGTCCAAGAAGCAGGATTAGAGCCATATGCTACAATTCCACCTTTGTAAAAAGCCCAGACTGCTGTGAAAGCAGACGCCCTCGCCTTCTTTGTTCAAGAAGCTACAATTCCATCCTCTCCGGATTAAAGAAAGGCACATCGATACTGTGATTTGTTTAGTGCTGACAGTATGCTCAGCCATGCACAGTCCCTCCCTTGAACACGCTTGCCATTTAAACTTCTACTCCTAAAGAAACCCCTCTGGGATATTGCCAGGTGCCAAACTCATTAGTTCAGTTATATTATCCTAAAGGTTCCCTTTTTCCCCCATTGCAGGAGCTCTGTGAGGCTCAGTCATGTCTAAATACCTATCAACTGCTGCTACTTCACATGTTATCACCTAGACCATAGATAAATCTTAATCACCTTTCACTGACACCGCTTTCCTCAAGCTCAGGTGATAGATTATAAGGCTTTTCCCCAAACTCTAGTCTTTGCCATTACAGATCCAGCTGACCTCATTCACTGCTCCCACACACAGAAATAAGTTTAAAGAGTTAAGTGATGTATATAATAATTTCCTTATGATATAGTGCCTTGTGTTGTAAAGGATCTCAAGATGCTCTACAAACTATATAATGCAGGAATCCCTTTCCTCATGGAGAGAAGTATCATGCAATCTTTTACATGGTTAGGATtttggttttacatctcatccTACACTTTTAGGTCTCATCAACACTTTCAGCAGCAAGGCAGCTCCTGGCACTATGATTAAGTGGTGGTTCAATTCTGACTGAAAGGAAAAAATGCTTCCTACTGAATCATCACTACCAttttctgcagcagcagcagcagggatttcCTTGATCCCCAGTCCAAATAGCGAACAGGTACAATCCTCTTTAGTGTGTGAGATCTTATTAGTTCAAAACCCAATGTGGTGGGACTGCAGCCACTGTACGGCTGCTCTCCTGCTTACCTGTCAAAAATGCTACAGAAAGTGAATGTGCCCAACACTCTGAATTGAGGTCTTAGGACAAAATGCCATTTTAATAAGTGAGCTTGGATTGAAATAAAGCAGTTATCTGGCAGAGTGCTAACTTCCCAGGCAAGCAGGTTTAATagaaaactaaaacaaacaaaagcatgcACTGATTAGTGGAATCTGCAGTGTTACTGTGAACATTTAAAGAGCAAGCAGCGCAAATTCCCACTTTTTCCTCATCTCGCTCTGGGACAGACAGTCAGTCATCACTGTTAGGTTCCAGGA encodes:
- the SAMD15 gene encoding sterile alpha motif domain-containing protein 15 isoform X1, with translation MESSQDRKRAPAWTEREVRDLLAIWGDEAVIAELRSSKRNGKVLEKISKAMKDRGHNRDTQQCRVKIKELRQAYHKAREANGRSGAEPQTCRYYAELHAILGGAATTTPTVCYDSLTGETHREDGSGNEEDDDGGTVGSSQQQGSGETVFPNSQDMFVTLDLEPVTPELTQDPQGTQETSAANVSPSQRLVNIRKRKRKTRDEMFTELQMSSHADRAQQNAWRQSMSEMRKAQHEREERWRAEDDRWRQLADRRQEAMLRLLEHQSDMLERMVELQERQQEQRPPLQPLCNQQPSSPSSIASSPRRPRTRWGGLRPPSHSTPDDRPSIRRLGFNKS